One stretch of Pseudoramibacter sp. DNA includes these proteins:
- a CDS encoding homoserine dehydrogenase: MNIALLGFGTIGSGVYELINLHKGRFADNLDEPVYITKILDRDPNKKVDPSDHHCEIVTDPDLIMNDPEIKIVVSLLGGMDFEYKMIKTALEHDKNVVTASKAVLSEYFAELNAIADEHHVFLRYEAAVGGGIPIIGSLNEELKINHIDEIKGILNGTTNFILSKMTENNADFDETLKLAQKIGFAEADPTADIEGYDVSRKLAILSTLAYGGIIRDEDIKKRGLSDVEAVDVEMVKSIGYVIKYLGHSKLLNKNQVYTTVEPVLFPNESMMGHVDSEFNIISIKGDVIGELQFYGKGAGKDATANAVVGDVLYIINSLKEERRPHYKKLTNELHKMGNSGFSGRYYLRVHVTNNDELAYVMSVMDADKGRGQIVVSGDDVFFTTSEIQADVFDSLVDRLKERTPKLFYARIYE, from the coding sequence GGTTTACGAGCTCATCAACCTTCACAAAGGGCGCTTTGCCGATAATCTGGACGAACCCGTTTACATCACCAAGATCTTAGACCGGGATCCTAACAAAAAAGTGGACCCGTCTGATCATCACTGCGAAATTGTGACAGACCCGGATCTCATTATGAACGATCCGGAAATCAAAATTGTCGTTTCCCTTTTAGGCGGAATGGATTTTGAATATAAAATGATCAAAACGGCTCTGGAACACGATAAAAACGTGGTCACCGCCAGCAAAGCCGTATTGTCTGAATACTTTGCAGAACTCAATGCCATTGCGGATGAACACCATGTTTTCTTAAGATATGAAGCGGCTGTCGGCGGCGGCATCCCCATCATCGGATCTTTAAACGAAGAACTGAAAATCAACCATATCGATGAAATCAAAGGGATTTTGAACGGGACCACGAACTTCATTTTGTCGAAGATGACGGAAAACAATGCGGATTTTGATGAAACCCTCAAGCTTGCGCAGAAGATCGGCTTTGCTGAAGCTGATCCCACAGCGGATATCGAAGGCTACGACGTTTCGAGAAAGCTGGCCATTCTTTCAACTCTGGCCTACGGCGGCATCATCCGCGATGAAGACATTAAAAAGCGCGGTCTGTCTGACGTGGAAGCCGTGGATGTGGAAATGGTGAAATCCATCGGCTATGTCATTAAATACCTCGGTCATTCCAAGCTTTTGAACAAAAACCAGGTGTACACGACCGTCGAACCGGTGTTGTTCCCCAATGAATCCATGATGGGGCATGTCGATTCGGAATTCAACATTATTTCGATTAAAGGCGACGTCATCGGCGAGCTGCAGTTCTACGGCAAAGGCGCCGGCAAAGACGCAACGGCCAACGCTGTGGTGGGCGATGTCCTTTACATCATCAACAGTTTGAAAGAAGAACGGCGCCCCCACTACAAGAAACTGACCAATGAACTGCACAAGATGGGCAATTCCGGTTTTTCAGGCCGTTATTATCTGCGGGTTCACGTCACCAATAACGACGAACTGGCCTATGTCATGTCAGTCATGGATGCAGATAAGGGCAGAGGACAAATCGTGGTCAGCGGCGACGATGTTTTCTTCACGACTTCGGAAATTCAGGCGGATGTTTTTGATTCGCTGGTTGACAGATTGAAAGAACGGACGCCAAAATTGTTCTACGCCCGTATTTACGAATAA